TGCGGTGCTGACCAAGCTCACCTTCGCCGGTGCCATTTACATCTCGGCGGTCTGTGTGCTCCCCTCGATATTGATCGGGAAGTTCAATCTGCCCTTTTATTTCGGCGGCACTGCGCTCCTTATCGCCGTCGGCGTCGGTATGGATACCTTGGCCCAGATTGAATCGCACCTTATCACCCGCAGCTACGAAGGGTTTATGAAGGGTGTACGCATGAAGGGCAGAAGATAGGTGACTACATGAATCTGATCCTGCTTGGACCCCCGGGGGTCGGCAAAGGCACTCAGGCAAAACTTCTGATCGACAGGTTCGGGATCCCGCAGATATCCACTGGTGATATGCTGCGGGCTGCCGTTAAAGGGCTTACCCCTATGGGGATGAAGGCGAAGGAGTTCATGGACGCCGGCGCCCTCGTTCCCGACAGCGTCGTTATCGGTATTGTCCAGGAGCGGCTCGGCCAGGATGACTGCGCACGCGGTTTCATCCTCGACGGCTTCCCTAGGACGGTCGCCCAGGCTGACGCGTTGAGCGAAGTTCTTTCCGGGCTGTCGCGCTCCATTGATGCCGTCGTCTCTCTCAGTGTCGACAAGGATGAAGTCCTGAAGCGCCTGACCGGGCGTCGCGCCTGCCACGGGTGTGGTGCCGTCTATCATCTCGAGTTCGCTCCCCCCAAGGCCTCCGGTCGCTGCGATGCTTGCGGCGGTGAGCTCTATCAGAGGGATGACGACAAGGAGGCGACGATTCTTCGCCGTCTCGAAGTCTACGACGAGCAGACTGCGCCGCTAATCAGTTATTACGAGGCTGCCGGTCTTCTCCGTGCTGTTCCGGGCGCCGGGTCCGTTGAAGGGATTCATGAGGCGATCGTAGCAGCTCTGAAGGCATCGTAAGGGTGATCGTTCTCAAGTCCCCTGCAGAGATAGAAAAGATGAGGGGCGCCGGCAAGATCGTTGCCGAGATACTGGCGATCCTTAAAGAGCGGGTGGTGCCTGGTGTGACACTTCTCGAACTCGATGCCATCTCGGAGCGGGAAGCGTTGAAGAGGAAGGCGCGTCCTGCCTTCAAAGGGTATAGCGGGTTTCCCTACTCTCTCTGCTGCTCGGTAAACGAGCAGGTCGTTCATGGCATGCCGTCGAAGAGGGAGCTCGTGCCTGGTGACATCGTGAGTCTCGACTTTGGCGTCATCTACAACGGTTTCTACGGTGATGCAGCTTACACCTTTCCTGTCGGACCCGTGTCGGCGTCGGCAGGACGACTCCTTGCCGTGACGGAGGAGTCCTTGTACGCGGCGATTGAAAAGGCGCAGGTTGGTAACAGGCTTTCCGATGTCTCCCATGCAGTTCAGAGCTACGTGGAGGAGCGCGGCTTCTCCGTAGTTCGCGACTTCGTCGGGCACGGGATCGGGAAGGAGTTGCACGAGGGGCCGCAGATCCCCAATTTCGGCGCACCCGGGAAGGGACCGAAGCTTCGGGCCGGGATGGTTCTCGCCATCGAGCCCATGATCAATGAAAAGGGGTACGAGGTGCGGGTGCTGGAGGACGGCTGGACGGCCGTTACCAGCGACGGCGGACTCTCCGCCCACTTCGAGCATACGGTGGCGGTAACGGACGACGGTCCGCTGATTCTTTCACGTATCTAAAACTGCAATTCTGTTTCGAAAGGACATAACAATGAAGGTTCGGGCATCGGTAAAGAAGATCTGTGTGAAGTGCAAGATAGTCAAACGCAAAGGGATCGTCAGGGTCATTTGCGAGACGCCGAAACATTCACAGAGACAAGGCTAAGAGTACTTACTAGGAGGAGCGGGCATTGGCACGTATCGCAGGGATAGACCTACCAAAGAATAAACGCATAGAGATCGCCTTGACCTATATCTACGGCATCGGCAGATCTTTGTCCCAGGAGATTCTCACCGCAACAGGTGTTGACTTCAATACTCGCTGCGACAATCTTACGGAGTCCGAGATCGCGAAGATCAGGGACTACATCGACAAGAACGTCAAGGTCGAAGGGGATCTGCGCCGTGATATCTCCATGAGCATCAAGCGCTTGATGGATCTCGGCTGCTACCGCGGGCTGCGTCACAGGAAGGGTCTGCCGGTTCGCGGTCAACGCACCAAGACCAACGCGCGCACCAGGAAAGGGCCGGCTCGTACGGTCGCTGGCAAGAAGAAATAACGATCGGAGGGATTAATGGCGAGCCCGGCTAAGAAAGTCGTAAAGAAGAAAAAAGAGAAGAAGAATATCCCCACTGGCGTTGCCCACATTCAGGCGACGTTCAACAATACCATGATCACCATCACCGACCCGGTCGGGAATGTGGTGGCATGGAGCACCTCCGGCGCGAAAGGCTTCAAGGGTTCCCGCAAGAGCACCCCGTTTGCCGCCCAGATGGCTGCAGAGGACTGCGCCAAGAAGGCACAGGAGCACGGCATGCGCACCATCGAGGTGTACGTCAAGGGCCCCGGCTCCGGCCGCGAGTCCGCGCTGCGCGCGCTTCAGGCCGCAGGGTTCAGCGTGAGCTTCATTCGTGACGTTACGCCGATCCCGCACAACGGCTGCCGTCCGCCGAAGAGAAGAAGAGTCTAGAGACACGGAACTATCAGTTAAGGTAAGGAGGTCTTCAATTGGCTAGGTATACAGGTCCCTCATGCAGGTTGTGCAGAAGGGAAGGCACGGAGCTGTTTCTTAAAGGTGAGCGTTGCTTCACGGATAAGTGTGCCACTAAGAGAAGGAGCTATCCGCCGGGCCAGCACGGTCAGGGGCGCGTGAAAGTATCTGATTACGGCACTCAGCTGCGCGAGAAGCAGAAGGTGCGCCGTATTTATGGGATCCTCGAGAACCAGTTCCGCGGCTACTTCGAGCAGGCTGACCGGATGAAAGGTGTAACGGGCGAGAACCTGCTCTTCCTCCTCGAGAGGAGGCTGGACAACGTGGTGTACCGCCTCGGCTTCGCCACTTCCCGTTCGGAAGCGCGCCAGCTGGTGCGTCACGGCCACTTCACTCTCAACGGCCGCAAGGTGAATATCCCCTCTATCCAGGCGAAAGCGGGCGACGTGCTGCAGGTGCGCGAGAAGAGCCGCAAGATCGCGAGCATCACTGAATCCCTCGAAGGCGTCGTGCGCAGGGGCATCCCGCAGTGGCTCGAGCTGGACAAGGATGCTTTCAAAGGCACCGTGAAACTCCTCCCGGTACGGGAAGACATCACCATGCCGATTCAGGAACAGTTGATCGTCGAGCTCTACTCCAAGTAAAGGCTGACTCAACCGATACAGGGGGATTCAATGTATAGAAACTGGCGCGATCTGATCAAACCGAAGAAGCTCCAGGTTGAGACAGAGACGCTCACCAATACATACGGCAAGTTCTACGCCGAACCCTTCGAAAGGGGGTTCGGCACCACACTCGGCACCGCACTTCGCCGGGTGCTCATCTCCTCGCTGCAGGGAGCCGCTATCGTCTCCGTGAAAGCGAAAGGTGTGCTGCACGAATTTTCCGCTATCCCGGGTGTCACCGAGGACGTCACCGACATCATCCTGAACCTGAAAGGTGTACGCCTCAAGATGCACGGCAACGAGCCGCGCGTCATCAGGATCGTTCAGAAGGGCGAAGGTGTGGTGAAGGCGAAGGACATCATCACTGACCAGAACGTGGAGATTCTCAACCCCGAGCACCACATCGCCACCTGCTCCAAGGATGCAAACCTGGAGATGGACCTTGTTGTGAAAGTCGGCAAAGGGTACGTTCCCGCCGACCGCAACCGCGACGAGAAGGCACCGGTGGGGACGATCCCCATCGACGCGATCTTCTCCCCGATCTCCAAGGTCAACTTCACCGTCACCAACGCCCGCGTCGGGCAGATCACAGACTACGACAAGCTCACTGTCGAGCTGTGGTCCGACGGCAGCGTGAAGCCCCAGGATGCAGTCGCCTACGCATCGAAGATCATCAAGGATCAGCTCTCCATCTTCATCAACTTCGACGAGGATGTGGAGCCCCAGGAAGAGGCCGAGCCGGAAGAGGAGAGGGAGCGGTTCAACGAGAACCTGTACCGTTCCGTCGACGAGCTGGAGCTTTCGGTCCGCTCCGCGAACTGCCTCAAAAATGCCGGGATCAAGCTCATCGGCGAGCTCGTCTCCCGCACCGAGGCGGAGATGCTGAAGACCCAGAACTTCGGCAGGAAGTCCCTGAACGAGATCAAGGACATCCTGGTGGACATGGGGCTTACGCTCGGCATGAAGCTGGACAACTTCCCTGATCCAGAGGTAATGCGTCGTCTGCGTGGTGAGCAGAAGGAAGAATAGTCCGAAAGGATCTTACTCATAGATAGAAAGGAAGTGAAACGGCATGCGTCACAATAATGCGGGTAGAAGATTAGGAAGGACCACGAGCCACCGTACTGCGATGTTCAGGAACATGGTGACTTCGTTTCTCGAGCACGAAAAGATCACCACTACGGACGCCAAGGCGAAGGAGCTCCGCTCCATCGCTGAGCGTATGATCACCCTCGGCAAGAAGGGCGATCTGCACGCGACGAGGCAGGCTGCTGCCTTCATCCGCGACAAGAAGGTTGTGACGAAGCTGTTCTCCGTCATCGCACCTCGCTTCGCTGATCGTCCCGGCGGCTACACCAGGATCATCAAGCTGGGGATCCGCCCCGGCGACAATGCTCCGGTATCCGTTCTGGAACTGGTGGAAGCGGAGATGAAGCCGAAGAAGGCTGCCAAGCCGGCACCGGCCAAGGCCGCCGTCGAAGCTGCTCCGGCAGCAGTAGCTGTCGAGGCCGAGACTCCGGCAGAGTAAGCTGCACCGCGAGAGAGAAGTAAGACAAAAGGCACGGGAAACCGTGCCTTTTGTCGTCTCTGCACTCCCTCCCTGATTCACCCCTGCGCACCCTTCCGTCTTTCCTCCTCGTTTCCTCTTCCGCTGCCGCCGTAGCGATCTTTCTTTACACGAAAAGCCCCTCTCTGCTACTATGTGCGGCTAATGAAGATAAAACGCCTCGAGATAATCGGATTCAAGTCGTTCCAGGACCGTGCCGTCCTTGACTTCCCCCAGGCTATCACCGGTGTCGTCGGCCCTAACGGCTGCGGCAAGTCGAATGTCGTCGACGCCATCCGCTGGGTGATGGGGGAGCAGTCCGCCAAGAACCTGCGCGGCAAGGCGATGGAGGACGTGATCTTCAACGGGACCGAGTTCCGCAAGCCCCTCGGCATGGCGGAGGTCTCCCTCTTCTTCTCCACCGAGGACGGCCGCGTCCCCGCTAAATACCTCAACTTCTCCGAGATCCAGGTCACCAGGCGGCTGTACCGGGACGGCGAGAGCGAATACCTTCTCAACAAGACCCCCTGCCGGCTTCTGGACGTCGCCGAGCTCTTCATGGACACCGGTATCGGTGCGCGCGCCTACTCCATCATCGAGCAGGGGAAGATCGGGATGATCCTCCACGCCAAGCCGGAGGAGAGGCGCTTCCTCATCGAGGAGGCGGCGGGGGTGACGAAATTCAAGGCGCGCAAGCAGGTGGCGCTTAAAAAGATCGAGGTGACGCGCCAGAACCTCCTGCGCATCGGCGACATCATCTCCGAGATCAAGAGGCAGATGAACGGGCTGCAGCGCCAGGCGAAGAAGGCGGAGCGTTTCAGGGAACTGCGCCAGGAGCTGAAGGAGATAGAGCTTCTCTCTGCCGCGAAGGGATTTACCGCGCTCGAAAGCGAGCGTGCCGCGCTCGGGGCGGAAGTCGGCACGCTGGCAAAGCGCTGTGACGACTTCACCCTCGCCGTGGCCGGAGCTGAACTGACGGTGGAGGATCGCAGACTCGCCCTGGTCGACATGGAGCGCCGCCTCTCCTCGGCGCAGGAGGAGATATTCCGGGTGAAGGGGGAGTATTCCTCCGCGGAGAATCGTCTCGAGTTCCAGCGGCGCGAGCTCTCCCAGCTTGAGCGCCAGGGGGACCGCTTCGCCGACGAGATGAAGGCGCTCGAGGTGAGGCTGGCCGAGGCGCAGGCGGAGGTGGAGAACCTTTCAGTACGTGCCGTTTCTCTCGTTGAGGAGGTGGCTCGCGAAGAAGAGGCGCTTGCCGACCGCCAGAGCCTTCTGGAGGAGATGTCGCACGGCGAGTCGCAGATTGGGCGCGAGCTCGACGAGGCGCGGCGCCAGATGTTTGCTGCGCTCGCGGAGGGTGCCCAGGCAGCGAACCAGCACGCCGGCGTCACCAGGAGGGTCTCCGCCATTGAAGAGAAG
The DNA window shown above is from Geomonas sp. RF6 and carries:
- the rpsD gene encoding 30S ribosomal protein S4 — encoded protein: MARYTGPSCRLCRREGTELFLKGERCFTDKCATKRRSYPPGQHGQGRVKVSDYGTQLREKQKVRRIYGILENQFRGYFEQADRMKGVTGENLLFLLERRLDNVVYRLGFATSRSEARQLVRHGHFTLNGRKVNIPSIQAKAGDVLQVREKSRKIASITESLEGVVRRGIPQWLELDKDAFKGTVKLLPVREDITMPIQEQLIVELYSK
- the rpsK gene encoding 30S ribosomal protein S11; its protein translation is MASPAKKVVKKKKEKKNIPTGVAHIQATFNNTMITITDPVGNVVAWSTSGAKGFKGSRKSTPFAAQMAAEDCAKKAQEHGMRTIEVYVKGPGSGRESALRALQAAGFSVSFIRDVTPIPHNGCRPPKRRRV
- a CDS encoding adenylate kinase, whose translation is MNLILLGPPGVGKGTQAKLLIDRFGIPQISTGDMLRAAVKGLTPMGMKAKEFMDAGALVPDSVVIGIVQERLGQDDCARGFILDGFPRTVAQADALSEVLSGLSRSIDAVVSLSVDKDEVLKRLTGRRACHGCGAVYHLEFAPPKASGRCDACGGELYQRDDDKEATILRRLEVYDEQTAPLISYYEAAGLLRAVPGAGSVEGIHEAIVAALKAS
- the map gene encoding type I methionyl aminopeptidase; protein product: MIVLKSPAEIEKMRGAGKIVAEILAILKERVVPGVTLLELDAISEREALKRKARPAFKGYSGFPYSLCCSVNEQVVHGMPSKRELVPGDIVSLDFGVIYNGFYGDAAYTFPVGPVSASAGRLLAVTEESLYAAIEKAQVGNRLSDVSHAVQSYVEERGFSVVRDFVGHGIGKELHEGPQIPNFGAPGKGPKLRAGMVLAIEPMINEKGYEVRVLEDGWTAVTSDGGLSAHFEHTVAVTDDGPLILSRI
- the rpsM gene encoding 30S ribosomal protein S13 yields the protein MARIAGIDLPKNKRIEIALTYIYGIGRSLSQEILTATGVDFNTRCDNLTESEIAKIRDYIDKNVKVEGDLRRDISMSIKRLMDLGCYRGLRHRKGLPVRGQRTKTNARTRKGPARTVAGKKK
- the rpmJ gene encoding 50S ribosomal protein L36, producing MKVRASVKKICVKCKIVKRKGIVRVICETPKHSQRQG
- a CDS encoding DNA-directed RNA polymerase subunit alpha produces the protein MYRNWRDLIKPKKLQVETETLTNTYGKFYAEPFERGFGTTLGTALRRVLISSLQGAAIVSVKAKGVLHEFSAIPGVTEDVTDIILNLKGVRLKMHGNEPRVIRIVQKGEGVVKAKDIITDQNVEILNPEHHIATCSKDANLEMDLVVKVGKGYVPADRNRDEKAPVGTIPIDAIFSPISKVNFTVTNARVGQITDYDKLTVELWSDGSVKPQDAVAYASKIIKDQLSIFINFDEDVEPQEEAEPEEERERFNENLYRSVDELELSVRSANCLKNAGIKLIGELVSRTEAEMLKTQNFGRKSLNEIKDILVDMGLTLGMKLDNFPDPEVMRRLRGEQKEE
- the rplQ gene encoding 50S ribosomal protein L17 is translated as MRHNNAGRRLGRTTSHRTAMFRNMVTSFLEHEKITTTDAKAKELRSIAERMITLGKKGDLHATRQAAAFIRDKKVVTKLFSVIAPRFADRPGGYTRIIKLGIRPGDNAPVSVLELVEAEMKPKKAAKPAPAKAAVEAAPAAVAVEAETPAE